A stretch of Cicer arietinum cultivar CDC Frontier isolate Library 1 chromosome 5, Cicar.CDCFrontier_v2.0, whole genome shotgun sequence DNA encodes these proteins:
- the LOC101493068 gene encoding agamous-like MADS-box protein MADS1 isoform X2, whose translation MELPNHEDGEGSSQKKMGRGKIEIKRIENTTNRQVTFCKRRNGLLKKAYELSVLCDAEVALVVFSTRGRLYEYANNSVRATIERYKKACSATTNAESVSEANTQFYQQESSKLRRQIRDIQNLNRHILGEALGSLSLKELKNLEGRLEKGLSRVRSRKHETLFADVEFMQKREIDLQNQNNYLRAKIAECERAQQQQQNMMPETYSESLPSQSYDRNFFPVNLLGSDQQYSRQDQTALQLV comes from the exons ATGGAGCTTCCAAATCATGAAGATGGAGAAGGATCTTCCCAAAAGAAAATGGGAAGAGGGAAGATTGAAATCAAGAGGATCGAAAACACGACGAATAGACAAGTCACCTTTTGCAAACGACGCAACGGATTGTTGAAGAAAGCCTATGAATTATCTGTTCTTTGTGATGCTGAAGTTGCTCTTGTTGTCTTCTCAACTCGTGGTCGCTTGTATGAGTACGCAAACAACAG TGTTAGAGCAACTATTGAAAGGTACAAAAAAGCATGTTCTGCTACCACTAACGCAGAATCTGTATCTGAAGCTAATACCCAG TTTTACCAGCAAGAATCATCCAAATTGAGAAGACAGATTCGAGATATTCAGAATCTTAATAG ACACATCCTTGGTGAAGCTCTAGGATCTTTGAGTCTCAAGGAACTAAAGAATCTTGAGGGTAGATTGGAGAAAGGTTTGAGCAGAGTAAGATCAAGAAAg CATGAAACGTTGTTTGCTGATGTGGAGTTCATGCAAAAGCGG GAAATTGATCTGCAAAACCAGAACAATTATCTGCGAGCTAAG ATAGCTGAATGTGAAAGAGCTcaacaacagcaacaaaatatgatgccAGAAACATATTCTGAGTCCTTACCTTCACAATCATATGACAGAAATTTCTTTCCTGTAAATCTTCTTGGATCGGATCAGCAGTATTCACGCCAAGACCAAACTGCTCTCCAACTTGTGTAA
- the LOC101493068 gene encoding agamous-like MADS-box protein MADS1 isoform X3: MELPNHEDGEGSSQKKMGRGKIEIKRIENTTNRQVTFCKRRNGLLKKAYELSVLCDAEVALVVFSTRGRLYEYANNSVRATIERYKKACSATTNAESVSEANTQFYQQESSKLRRQIRDIQNLNRHILGEALGSLSLKELKNLEGRLEKGLSRVRSRKEIDLQNQNNYLRAKIAECERAQQQQQNMMPETYSESLPSQSYDRNFFPVNLLGSDQQYSRQDQTALQLV; this comes from the exons ATGGAGCTTCCAAATCATGAAGATGGAGAAGGATCTTCCCAAAAGAAAATGGGAAGAGGGAAGATTGAAATCAAGAGGATCGAAAACACGACGAATAGACAAGTCACCTTTTGCAAACGACGCAACGGATTGTTGAAGAAAGCCTATGAATTATCTGTTCTTTGTGATGCTGAAGTTGCTCTTGTTGTCTTCTCAACTCGTGGTCGCTTGTATGAGTACGCAAACAACAG TGTTAGAGCAACTATTGAAAGGTACAAAAAAGCATGTTCTGCTACCACTAACGCAGAATCTGTATCTGAAGCTAATACCCAG TTTTACCAGCAAGAATCATCCAAATTGAGAAGACAGATTCGAGATATTCAGAATCTTAATAG ACACATCCTTGGTGAAGCTCTAGGATCTTTGAGTCTCAAGGAACTAAAGAATCTTGAGGGTAGATTGGAGAAAGGTTTGAGCAGAGTAAGATCAAGAAAg GAAATTGATCTGCAAAACCAGAACAATTATCTGCGAGCTAAG ATAGCTGAATGTGAAAGAGCTcaacaacagcaacaaaatatgatgccAGAAACATATTCTGAGTCCTTACCTTCACAATCATATGACAGAAATTTCTTTCCTGTAAATCTTCTTGGATCGGATCAGCAGTATTCACGCCAAGACCAAACTGCTCTCCAACTTGT CTGA
- the LOC101494251 gene encoding probable galacturonosyltransferase 15 isoform X2 translates to MFSKFKCAGWRFFSGADTSLKLRDELTRALMEANDGNVNDNEGAGSFNELVKEMVLKQDLKAFAFKTKAMLSQMEHKVQTARQQESVYWHLASHGVPKSLHCLCLKLAEEYAVNAMARSRLPSPEFASRLVDPTFHHLVLLTDNVLAASVVVTSTVENSFNPEKLVFHIVTDKKTYASMHAWFATNYIQSAVVEVRGLHQYDWSEEMNAAVKEMLETNHLIWKHYYDKGKNIDYSKLEALRPSSLSLMNQLRIYIPELFPDLKKIVFLDDDVVVQHDISSLWELDLNGKVSGAVFKSWCEDSCCPGSKYMNYLNFSHPLIFSNFDSERCGWIYGMKVLDLEAWRRTNITETYQKWLKLNLNYGTTLWNPGMLPPALIAFDGQVHPIDSSMLVTDLGYRYKSKEISKQNLEAAAVIHFSGPAKPWLEIGFPEYRSFWTRYVNFSNKFIRRCRIAE, encoded by the exons AAACTCAGAGATGAGCTGACCAGAGCACTAATGGAAGCAAATGATGGTAATGTTAATGATAATGAAGGAGCAGGGTCATTCAACGAACTTGTGAAAGAAATGGTCTTAAAACAAGACCTCAAAGCTTTTGCTTTCAAGACCAAAGCCATG TTATCACAGATGGAACACAAAGTGCAAACAGCAAGACAGCAGGAGTCAGTATATTGGCATCTAGCTTCACATGGTGTTCCCAAAAGTCTACATTGTCTTTGTCTTAAGTTGGCTGAAGAATATGCTGTAAATGCCATGGCTCGATCTCGCCTACCTTCTCCCGAATTTGCTTCTCGCCTTGTTGACCCTACTTTTCATCACCTAGTTCTCCTAACTGATAATGTTCTTGCTGCCTCTGTTGTTGTTACCTCTACAGTTGAAAATTCATTCAACCCTGAAAAATTAGTTTTTCATATCGTTACCGACAAAAAAACTTATGCTTCAATGCATGCTTGGTTTGCCACCAATTATATTCAATCAGCTGTTGTGGAAGTTAGAGGATTACATCAATATGATTGGTCTGAAGAAATGAATGCTGCTGTTAAAGAGATGCTTGAAACTAATCATTTAATTTGGAAGCACTACTATGATAAAGGAAAGAACATTGATTATAGTAAATTGGAAGCTTTAAGGCCTAGTAGCCTTTCCTTGATGAATCAACTCCGCATTtatattcccgag CTTTTTCCAGATCTCAAAAAGATTGTATTCTTGGATGATGATGTTGTAGTACAACATGACATTTCTTCTTTATGGGAATTAGATCTTAATGGCAAAGTCAGTGGTGCAGTATTCAAGTCATGGTGTGAAGACAGCTGCTGTCCTGGAAGTAAATACATGAACTACTTGAACTTTTCACATCCTCTCATATTTTCGAATTTCGATAGTGAACGGTGTGGATGGATCTATGGCATGAAAGTATTAGATCTTGAAGCTTGGCGGAGGACAAACATAACAGAAACCTACCAGAAATGGTTGAAACTT AACCTCAATTATGGGACAACATTGTGGAATCCAGGAATGCTTCCACCTGCCTTGATTGCATTTGATGGTCAAGTGCATCCTATAGATTCATCAATGCTTGTGACGGATTTAGGTTATCGCTACAAATCAAAAGAAATTAGCAAACAGAATCTAGAAGCTGCTGCTGTTATCCATTTCAGCGGCCCTGCAAAACCATGGCTTGAAATCGGTTTCCCTGAGTATCGAAGTTTCTGGACTAGATATGTAAATTTCTCTAATAAGTTTATCAGAAGATGTAGAATTGCAGAGTGA
- the LOC101493068 gene encoding agamous-like MADS-box protein MADS1 isoform X1, translating into MELPNHEDGEGSSQKKMGRGKIEIKRIENTTNRQVTFCKRRNGLLKKAYELSVLCDAEVALVVFSTRGRLYEYANNSVRATIERYKKACSATTNAESVSEANTQFYQQESSKLRRQIRDIQNLNRHILGEALGSLSLKELKNLEGRLEKGLSRVRSRKHETLFADVEFMQKREIDLQNQNNYLRAKIAECERAQQQQQNMMPETYSESLPSQSYDRNFFPVNLLGSDQQYSRQDQTALQLV; encoded by the exons ATGGAGCTTCCAAATCATGAAGATGGAGAAGGATCTTCCCAAAAGAAAATGGGAAGAGGGAAGATTGAAATCAAGAGGATCGAAAACACGACGAATAGACAAGTCACCTTTTGCAAACGACGCAACGGATTGTTGAAGAAAGCCTATGAATTATCTGTTCTTTGTGATGCTGAAGTTGCTCTTGTTGTCTTCTCAACTCGTGGTCGCTTGTATGAGTACGCAAACAACAG TGTTAGAGCAACTATTGAAAGGTACAAAAAAGCATGTTCTGCTACCACTAACGCAGAATCTGTATCTGAAGCTAATACCCAG TTTTACCAGCAAGAATCATCCAAATTGAGAAGACAGATTCGAGATATTCAGAATCTTAATAG ACACATCCTTGGTGAAGCTCTAGGATCTTTGAGTCTCAAGGAACTAAAGAATCTTGAGGGTAGATTGGAGAAAGGTTTGAGCAGAGTAAGATCAAGAAAg CATGAAACGTTGTTTGCTGATGTGGAGTTCATGCAAAAGCGG GAAATTGATCTGCAAAACCAGAACAATTATCTGCGAGCTAAG ATAGCTGAATGTGAAAGAGCTcaacaacagcaacaaaatatgatgccAGAAACATATTCTGAGTCCTTACCTTCACAATCATATGACAGAAATTTCTTTCCTGTAAATCTTCTTGGATCGGATCAGCAGTATTCACGCCAAGACCAAACTGCTCTCCAACTTGT CTGA